ctttttatgtttttataaaataattccctcCTGGGAGCGAAACTAAGTGCGTCCCGTCATCGCTGGGATAATAAATATGGATATGGTTTAAAACAAACTCTGGGACAACAGATTCAAAATTCATGCAACCACTGCACACCTTTCTTTTTtttaagcaatgaggctgatgctaCAGATCAGACCGTTTAGCTCAACAATGTGCACATAGACcacaggcactgcatcgcagttgctagctgtgccactagagatcctggttcgagtccaggctctttcgcagccggccgtgacctgggaggcccatggggcagcgcataattgtcccagcgtcgtctaggtttggggagggtttggccggcattgTCCCATCGCGGTCTAGCGACTCCTGTGCCGGGCTAGgtgcatgcatgctgacacggtcgccaggtgtatggtgtttactccgacacattggtgtggctggcttctgggttaggcaggcattgtgtcaagaagcagtgcggcttggttgggtcctgtttcggaggacgtatggctctcgacctttgcctctcccaagtccgtacgggagttgtagtgatgagacaagactgtaactacctattggataccacgaaaaagggattaaaagtaaataaaaaataaaaacaatgcaCAGATGGCTCAAATGTTTCAAAATGCAATTAACGGGAAAACATAATTCTCAATAGCGCACTGCACGAGCTAGTGGTTTCATCTTTTCCGAGATGAAAATATCCGTTACAATTAAGAAAGAGGGGAGCTCTAAAGATGCAccaactagcatgggttactaatatgacaAGGATCATGACTTTTTTCATGTCCATTCAGACAATTGAAATCTATATTCTTCTTGTCCAACAATTTTTTTGAGGGCAAGCATTCATTTTGAGCCCTGTTTCTCTTTATACAACCCGTCCGCCACCCAcctttcatccacacaatattccATGACCCTAAATCCGCCCGCCTCGCAGATATAACTGCAGAGACTGCAGGTTATGAATCAACCAACGCTCACTATTATATACCCTAAGCTGCCATTTGCCGAAGTCCTCTGACTATCACAAAGAATACTAGCTATAACTTTTATTGACCAAATATAAACCATGCAAATGCCCCTAGATAAAAGGACCCATGTAAGTAGGTCATAATTGAATCTATAGTAATGCTTCTCTCCCAGGTGTTTGATGCCTTTAAGGCTAGACTGCAGGAGTCCAACAGTAAAGTCAACTTGTTCGCTCTGGAGTCTCTGCAGAAGATCATCACTGTGATGAAGGATAACCTGGCCCAGGTAGTCTACATCCTGGTACCGGCGATCGTGGACAATCACCTCAACTCCAAGAACAACGCAATCTACAGCGCTGCCATTGGAGCCATCCATGCACTCATCCAAAACCTTGGTAGGTGTCTGATGATGTTTGAGATCACATCATCTAGTTTGAGGTTCCATGCGAGGCTGGAACGTAGCTGAGAGGATGACCAGCTCTGACTTGTCCTTTACTTTGTTCACAGATAAAACCCTCCTCCTCCAGCCTTTCTGCACCAAGGCCCAGTTCCTGAGTGGCAAGGCTAAAGTGGATCTCATAGAGAAGGTTGCAGGTATTTTCACTGAAACAATTTGCTTGAGATAAATCCCCTTAGCGACCTAGGTTATGTAGATGATACTTTGTAAACTTCGTTGGATTTTTAACGTTTGGATTAGGATCTGAGTTTACAACAGCTGCTAAGCAACAGTGCAATGGCAACTGTCTTTCTGCCTGCCCTCCAAGGAGTCTTTAGCCTCTTACAAGGAGGGAGAAACAGATGTGTCAGTGCCATATGCTCTCAGCATTTCATAAGCTCCTTGTTACGTGTTTGCTCCGCCCCCCCACTTCCCTtccttcctcacccctcctcttccCATCCTCTTCTGGCCTGTCTTTCAGATCTGGTGACAGAGCTATATCCTCGTAAGCCTCAGGTGGTGGAACAGAAGGTGTTACCCCTGCTGTGGCACCTCCTGGGCACATCCAGCCACAGTGGCACCGTCCACGGCCGGGGCGGCAGCGTGCGGGGGGCCACTGCCAACCTGTGCCAATCCCTTTACACCCACATGGGGCCTGGGCTGGCAGAGTGCGCCGCCTCCCAGCATGCCAATGTCCACAAGGGCCTCAACGAGTTCCTGAGGACCCTCCCCTCCCCCTGAGGGCCCCTCAGAAATCACAACCTTCAAAACCAAACCCCCCCTAGACAGAAGAACAGAAACACTCaccaaacaccccccccccccccccccccccagacagaagAACAgaaacactgacccccccccagaCAGAAGAACAGAAACACTGACCAAACCCCCCCTAGACAGAAGAACAGAAACACTGaccaaacaccccccccccccccccagacagaagaacagaaacactgaccaacccccccccccagacagaagAACAGAAACACTGACCAAACCCCCCCTAGACAGAAGAACAGAAACACTGACCAAACCCCCCCCAGACAGAAGAACAGAAACACTGACCTTACTTGAAGACAGAGATGTTCTGCATTTCTAATAGTGCCTGCACTTTTTTTACGTTACAGAGTATAGAATGTCCTTTAAGATGAGAGCCCTTAAATCAACTCTCTTCTCAGCAAGTTAGGGTATTCTTCAATAAAGGagcgcagacaggcagacaggcttcAGCTGTTGGCATCGGGTCTTATTCTCAACAACCTGCTCTCTTTGCACTTTGAAGAAGTCGCTCACTGTCATTATAGTTGTCGTCATGTATATTGCATTGTATGTATCGTAATATGATTGTCGCTGTTTATGAATCTTATTGTACGCAAATCTGAGACAACATTACGAAGAATGTACCGTTGAAATGCACAAAAAGGAAATGGGACCGAAATATGTATATTTTTGCTGTTTCATTAAATGTAATATGTGATATTTCTAAGATGTCTTAAGCAGTTGTTTTAAAGATTTGTCAGTGAAGATTAATGATTACAAATTACTTTTGTTTAGCTCAAATGTGTGATTGCACAGTATTAGCCTAATTTGTATGCTGTACAATGTTGCAGTTTGTAAGTCCTATTGTGACAATTTGTTGAAGTGCTGTTGTGACATGtcttattttttgttgttttatgACCAGAATGTACTGACAGGGAATCAAAAAAATTCTAATTTTCTTAAAGATTATATATGTACACTGATGCCTAAATCAACTTTGGGTATAAACCAACAATACTGGATGGGTATAACGTTGAAACCATTTAGCTTTAAACTAACGATTGATACAGAGACAGTGAAGCCCAGGTCTGTGATTCTGTGTCAGTATAGTGCCAGTCTTGAAGTAGCCTTTCACTATTCTGTTTAAATTATATTGAACTTGTTTATTAATGAGAGGAAAGACCGAGATTGATATATAaataaagtgtttatttctgtaaacTAAGTGCTCCAGTTGGTTTAATTCTTATGCCTGAAAATGAGTGAGAACCACTTCATTGCGAGGAAAACCACTTGCCTGCTTATACCATCATTGTAATGTGTCAGTGTGGTTGGCCTTGTTGCCTCGTGTCCCCAAAGGGAAAAAAGAGGATAATGTGTGTGCCTGGTCTTTAACACCCTTGAGGAAGATGGCGCTGTAAGGTAAGGATCTATTTCAATCACTACATGCAAGACTGAGCATCTGAGTCAGTTAAAACAAGACCACTGTCACCGATTTGCTTTTATTTACaagtaaataaatacaattagttTTGCAGGGGTTAAATGACAAagttagggccctgtgttttgggctttcatgtcacatgacctagatttgaacctttattttaaGCATTTTCCAGAAATGAGCACCACACCAAAAATGTGAGCAATTGTCTAAGGATGGTGCTGGACCATCTGACATAAAAAGGAAATGGGACCTTTTGTTAAATCTTGTAATAATTACGTCGATTCGTTTTGCAACAAAACAGTTTACTCCAAACGGAAaatgcaaacgagagtttctattggacagataggtccctccccgttttaTTCCATTTGGTTCTTAAACCGTAAACTATTTCtgcaatgaatacacccctggtcaTATGACAAAATTGAGCAAAACACAGGGCCTTAATAGCAAAGCAAAAGACAAGATTGTATAAAATGTCAAGTTCCTTGAGAAGGTAGTTCTCATTGACAGATATGTAACAGGGTCCTAGTAGTCAGAAGCTACAGTTCTTATAGGACTCAGGTCCAGGCCATATTGGAAAAAGAGGTAGGCTTGGCAAGGTGAAGTAAAACAAAGGTGTCGTATCTTACACTTCTAATGGACCAAAGAAAGTTACTTTCTGATCCCATACACACTACATGCTGAACTTTTAAAACCAATGACACATTAACCATCTTAGAAATGAGTATATGATCTAGGCATACTAGTTTGGTTTAGAGTTTAGCAACTTGTATGAAAATCACAGCAAATGGAGAGCAGCTGCCTTGTGAAAATGATGGTTATTGGTTTCTAACATGAAGAGTTTAAGCTACTTTGCAAAAAATTAAGTCCCAAAATGACCTGACTAGTACAACACTCTTTGGACTCAACCCGAGACATACTGCATAATGTTCTTTGAATGTAGTAtcttgcagtgtgtgtgtttatgcatgttTCTACAACATGTTCTCTTCATACACATGCATCAGATGCTCACACCCACAATTTCATTTTACATCTACCATTCGTGGATAAGGGTAAATAGCCATGGCCTAAATGTTTGTCCATCCGTTTTACAGCATTGCAGTGGCTGGTTGGGCTGGCTTGTGCTTTGGAGggttgctgctgctactgctgagcCTCAAATGCCTGAATATTCTAAGCTAAGGCATCTCAGTGCCAATGCAGAGCCAGCAAGTTTCATTATCTTGGTTGAACAATTTCTTGACATAGCTGTGAGAAAATGTCCAGTTTGAGAAACTACAATGACATTTTCAGACTGTAGTAATCAATTTGAGACATTAGCTCACATATTTCAATTTCACCAAAATATACAATTTATATCTCACACTGTTCAAGTACTCTCTTCTGCTTTATGAAGCATAAAAGATTTATAAACATTGTATTTCTAACCACCACATCCAGTGTGTCCCTCCTAATCATAATAAATGTTTTGCTAGAAGGTATTAAAATCAGGGCGAACATCCCAAGGTGCTGAGCTGACCCACAGTGACTGACAACATGGGCTAACATGTTGTTTTTGCTACAGTTGATTATATGGCTGTGTACATATATTTAGCAATCAAAGATATATAATGATGTCCTTAATTTCAGTAAAGACATGATCATATGACAATGAATGAGAAAATGCACAATATCAATATCAATGCCTAACTTTACAGCAAATGTTCTCCTTTATATTATAAAGTATGTGTGCCTCTGAAACAGGGAGTTGGATAAAGATGGTGGATATCTTGTCTCCTTTAcagatgttcacacacacaccacacacacacacacataacaggaTTCATTAGCGTACCCTGCCGCTGCACTCTATACAAGTATAAGTTCAAAGGCTATTCTTTAACTTTCGGGAATATTCCTTGACAAAAGATGTAGGCTAAAGCACAGTGCAATAACTAAAATAAGCAGAACTTGTGCTATGAATGTGGAGTATTTATCACTAGATCACAGTTGATGTGCTTGACAGTTGACACCTGATTGAATGAATCATATTCAAATCATGATCTAACCAGGGGCTTTATATGGCCCAGTTTTGGTGCTAAGGCAGTTGGATCAATATCATGGCAACCTTTCCTCGTCGTCGTGGGAAGATGAGCAGTCTGTCATCCTGATCTCCCTCGTCAAGGTCCAGACGTCTTGGGCAGATCCTGGTTTTCAGCCAGGTGTAGTTTTTGTCTGGACACAGGTACATTAAGGATCCAACACAGACACGTTAAGGATTTAAGTTAAATATAGATGTTTCAAAGCCAGTGTTTTCCCAGGTGAGACAGCGGAATCCCAGAGATTATGAGACAACTTTTAGAAAAGGATACATTGAGCTGCTGAGTTCCTCCAGCTGAAGGGGAAATGAAGAACATGATCAGATTATGTAGTCCCACATTGAGGTAATCGGAGTCAAAATTCATTAGATGGAAGCATAAACTTACACAACAATAGCCTACAGAATGTTAGATCAATACTGAACATCATTTCACCACATCAATCATTGTATCACTGTTAGTAAGCCCTAAATAAACCCAAATTATTAAATTAAATTATTCTAGCTAATCTACACAGTGAAAATGTAATTTCACAGCCCATCTGTTTTGCTATTACATTATGCTCTGCTGCTATGGCTACAGAGTATTCTTGGCACCCATATCTCTAATGAACTGAAGGGCTTTCACACTACCCTCACACATACCACAGCAATCCCCCCCAGCACAAATACCACAGCAGTGGATGCTAGAAATCAAACTAACAATAGACACATTTGACATTTTGGGCCGAAGGTCAAATTGTCTCTGGTCTGTCGTTCTCAATGTTTGCTGCCTTTCCACAGCCAACTACTGTGTACCTGGATAGTATGTGAAAGCATGCATTATTAATTAGCACATCTTTGGACTAGATGTTGTCCAAAAGACAGCAGTGTGCTGGAGGGAAAATATGACTCAAGAGCATCTGCTTAGGATGTAAACAATGTATGGGAATAACCATATTCTGCGTATTTAAAAACAGCATGTAAATAACCATTGCACTTGACTACGATGTGGCTCAATATGACCCTACCCACTGGGTACAGacttcagttcaacgtctagttttgatgtaCATTTGATTGAGTTTTCAAATAACGTGAATTCATTGTGAAATCAACAGAACATGTCACGTCATTGGTTTTAGGTTAAACGTTTGTTGAAAAATAGATGAAATTCCCTTGCGTTAATGACTTTTCCCcccaaatccaatcagtttccacgttgattcaacgtcatcacatttttgttgttgaaatgatgtgtaaacaatgttgattcaaccagtttttaccCGATGGATTATGTTCTGGGTAAGGACATAAATGTGGTGAGCTGTGTACTACAGTGTGAGTAAATCATTCATTGAGTACTGTAGAGAGTGTTAAGTTAGGTGCTTACATTGCAGAGCAGGTGCTCCAGGTTGTGGTCAGAAGCACACTTCCTCTTGTCCTCTGACAGCTCCTCCACATGGCTGTCCAGACTGAAGTGTAGCCGTGCAAGCTTCTCCTGCATTTCACGCACATGCTCCAGCTGCTCAAAGGAGCAAACCTTCCCTGAGAGGAAACAGCAAGCGTCATTCACACCTTTACATATCTGTCGAAGGGACATAACTTCCTACGTGACCATGGTACTATGGCACAATGTCAAACAAATGGCTGCCTTTCCACTGCGTAACTGTGTCTCAGTATTCACTGGGTGGTCCATAATCATCCTACCAAAAGCCTGTAGTTTTCCGGAGTGGAAGTCATTGAGCAGGTTGAGGaggcctccctccatctctctcacatcAGACACATCCGTGAGGAAGGAGTGCTGCAGCGGGGAGGACTGGGCCATCTTACTGGGCCCTGCTGGCTGGGGAGCCCTGGCCTTCTCCTTGTGAGGCCTGGTGAAGACAGACCAGACAACAGGAAATAACAGTAAACAGAACCTTTACATTAATCCATCCTCCAAAATACATTTTGTCAATCCAACTCATTTGACTCATTAAAGTAGACATTGTGACTGTTACAAACCTTGTGGTCTTTGGTGGAGCTGCTACGACCACACTAAGCACATCTTTGGACTGTCCTACTGCCCCAATGGACCTCTTGAACTTGCCTCTGtttttgggggaggggggttgggggAGGCCAAGGGAGAAGGTGGCACTCTTGCTGGAGGGGAGGACTGAGAGCTTACGGGGGTTgaccgggggaggggggggctgggGTAGAGAAACCTTGGGGCTCCGCTTCTTACGCTTGTCCTCCATGGCTTGTTAGTGTGAAGTCCTCTGGGTAAGATGAGTGGACCCTGCCTGAGCTTCAGGACGTCCTGTAACAACAATAACGGTAGGAAGTCAGGCACTAGCACTTCCACTCCCTGACAGGACTGGAGAGGGCTTGGAGGATAAACAGGGTCTTAGCTAAGGAAATGCATGTTAAGTATAATGCATAACAGTTTCTCCATTGGTTGTAAGCTAGGAACATGTAAAATCATGACTAAGACGCCAAAGGGAAAGAGTGAACCACCACCCAACAACAGACATTTTACTTGGTAGACCTGCTAAATGTCAAATTgatggcctcctgagtggcgcagtggtctaaggcagtgctagctgtgccactagagattctgggttcgagtccaggctctgtcgcagccggccttgACCTctgagacccatggggcggtgcccagcgttgtccgggttaggggagggttttgccgGCAGGGCTGTCCCTGTCCCATCGCGCaatagtgactcctgtggcgggccgggcacagtgcacgctgacacggtttccaggtgtatggtgtttcttcCAGTGCATTGGTGCttcgggttaagtgggcattgtgtcaagaagcagtgcggcttggttgggttgtgtttcggaggacgcatggcctttgcctctcccgagtccttaCGGGTGTTGCAGCCATGAAACAAGactataactaccaattggacagcatgaaattgaggagaaaaatgcataaaaaaatatataataaagtcAAATTGATGTAATTCTCTAATTTCAAATGGAAATTAGTAAACCAAGATACTTGCTGTATCTTGAATACTACCAAGATACACCCGTTGAAGCAGCCTCTTATCAATGACACAAGATCCTCTGGCAAACAACAAAGGGGTTCAATGCATGAGGATTCATGGCTGGATGGCTGCCAGGGTGAATGTACCCAACCTAATATTCTCAAATATTCATAATTTTGACTAGCTTTGTAAATGTTCAAGGTGAACAAAGTCACACATCCAGGTAATACTACAGGCTTATGGggaaaaacatcaaatgatgagGATTCATTTTAGAACGTCTGTCCTTGTATAATAGGCCTGCGTGAAACAGTTCCACTGAGGTATCTTTAGAATGCATCATGTCCTTGTAATTGATCTGACAACATATTGCAAACAAGTCTTTCTACTGATGTAGCTGAAAACACGTCAATCAATCATACTGGCAAAAATGACAGAAGTTATGTTCACAACTTCATATTACTTGGGAGTGATTAGTGAGATCTTGTAGACCTACATTTCACTGTTACCAATACTATTTTTAACTTCAAGAAATCAGATGAATATATATGTGTGCATCCCACAAAAATATTGctttaaatgtattaaaatatatttaatttaatAAAAGGTTTTTAACCGATGGCTGAATGGGAAAGAGATAATGACAGTGGATTGGACCAGAGACGTGTTTATTCTAGGACGTTGATGCGCACGGTTCTTCTTTTTATAGCCTAGCCCAGATAGTAGAACATCTCATATCCGGTTGTTGTATTATAATGGTTAATTCATTATTATTTCATACACTGAATAATAAAAAAAGGGATACAGAATAGGCTATAGCCATCCTCATCTGAACTTAAATCAGTGGACTACTGTGGTCCAAAGATGGCCACTAACCACACAGTCAACTTGATCCACCACTAAGCTGTGCAATAAATCAATTCACTCGCAATAATGTAAACTACAAGAAAAAATGAGTGCATTATATAAAACATAACAATGTCGTATTTGCAGTAAACCATGTAAATGACATGAACAAATGCGTCTATCAGAAGACAATAGATCACTTACCGAGTGTATTACGCACGAAAAATCTGTCAAACGAACACCACGTCACTTTCCCCTGAAGAATGTTTATCATCTCATACACATCTTCATAACGGTTGATTAATTGAAAAATAATACATGAGTAATGGACAACAGCCACATATAAAACGCTAAATAAAATCCCAGACGCGGCAATGGAGCTCACTCACCACCAAGCTATACGTCTTTATCCTGCACTTAAAGGGCCAGACACAACATTTCTTCCACTGGGATATGATCCAATGAGCAGGAACATGCACTATAATTGTCCCATCACAACAAGTCTGAGTGGTCATGCTCATGGATGGAGAGTGCAAGCCAGATAATTTAGGTCCCATGAGCACGTTGTTGAAAGATGCTGCAGTGCATTCAATGCGGCTCTGTCAGGTGGACCTGCTTGCCAAGAAAAAAGGGTTGTATAGAAGATTCTTTTGAAAGATAGCATTGGAAAAATATCAATACTTCAGAACAATGCCACCAGCCTGGAGTGGGTTTAGGCCCCtagtaaaatgttttatttttcacAAGTTATTAGCAGCTTTAGAGAGCCATGTCTTCTGCGAATAGGCACATTTGTAAATAATGAGAAACAATCTAGCTGTGATATTGACACATTTTTAATGTTAATAATCATTATTTGATTATATTTTAATACTCTATGTAATATCCATATTGAAAAAggaattatattgacattgttggtGAAAAGAAGTTAGAGTTGTAGGAGTGGTATAGAGCCCTCTAGTGGGAAAAAGAAGACAGACAGCGTGGTCAACACAATAGTTCAACCACAAAGAATCATGGGCAGAACCTTTAAAAGGAATacaaaaatatgtttattttttattatggcAGCTCAGAACAAAAACAGTGACACAAAATACAGTTGTAGAAAAATAAAACTCTCGTGCGTGTTTTCCTGTTCCAAGACAAATGACCAACAATAACTTAAGTCTTTAACTTAACTTCTGGTCGGGTGAGCTATTGAAGTATGAGTATGCCTTGCCTAAGACTATTCTGTCTCTGAGAAGCTTGAAGAAGGCGTAGTAGTTGCTGAAGAGAATTAAAGCCAAGGATATCGTCTGATGCCACTTTTCTGAGCATATCAATGAGTAGAGCTGGTAGAATATCATCGCACCTTCCAAGATGATGAGGATGTTCAATATTCGTAAGCGCTTGTTGAAGAAAAACTAAAGGATAAAAATAGACAAAAAAGAGGAGGCATGTTGTTATTGAACAAACGATGTCTGGGAGTACAATAAGCCCTTTAGCTGTGGCTGCCTGAGGCGCAAACAAGAACCGTCTTGCAGTTGGTGTTACTCACATAAAAGCGATAGTGGGAGACGTCTGAGGGGACAGCTACATTGTAGTGCCCTATGGCCTTGTAAACATTTTTATTGTGTTTGACCAGGACACCCTGGGGCCACATGTACTCTTCCATCCATCTgtagggagaaaagagagaagatgGTTCAAATAGATACAAAGCAAAACTTTGTAAATCTAACGCTCGTCTGTTAATTAAATAGCCAGCTATCAGATGAGCAGAGTTTAGTCTGTCCTTTCTCTTGGAAGCCAGATGGGTGCAAATATCTGGGAATACATTTTACCTCAGCCCTTAAGATTCTGTTTAAAGAAAACTACACTCCCCTCATTGGCAAAATTAAAGACCTGATTCGCTGGTCCACTCTCCCTGTGACTACGATTGGACGGATTAACATAGTGAGGATGAACAAACGTTCTTTCCAGACTTAATCATCTCATTCAAATGAATTCCTGTATTTGCCCCCTACTGTATTCAGGTGCATGTtgtaccaccctgcataccactactggcttgcttctgaagctaagcag
This Salvelinus fontinalis isolate EN_2023a chromosome 16, ASM2944872v1, whole genome shotgun sequence DNA region includes the following protein-coding sequences:
- the LOC129812745 gene encoding coiled-coil domain-containing protein 28B-like; this translates as MEDKRKKRSPKVSLPQPPPPPVNPRKLSVLPSSKSATFSLGLPQPPSPKNRGKFKRSIGAVGQSKDVLSVVVAAPPKTTRPHKEKARAPQPAGPSKMAQSSPLQHSFLTDVSDVREMEGGLLNLLNDFHSGKLQAFGKVCSFEQLEHVREMQEKLARLHFSLDSHVEELSEDKRKCASDHNLEHLLCNLEELSSSIQKLHLAENQDLPKTSGP